The following coding sequences lie in one Metallumcola ferriviriculae genomic window:
- a CDS encoding transposase codes for MYIRQECLLSFEEILNLQPQTKLELVLSQIDLSDFEIAFKRSRFGPKGYDPTPMLYALIAAQLEQIRTVKALVQRLKQDPVFRYCCCFEVCGQVPSEATFSRFLTKISESEDLQKLFHKLVIRAKELNIIDGETVAIDSTKMDAFESPKPHSKLTDNGLTPNWGAKRDTNGNQVKWFGWKLHILSDTKSELPLEISVTPANVYDGTVALPLIEKLFESFGDLFKPRYYAMDSGYDFNYIYDAIVNDYQAKPVIAYNPRGSKSAPEGLDNDLQPICSAGYKMVYWGTDGDYIKLRCPHVCGKVDCVHGSNWCSNSNYGYVRKVNYKKEPRFYSYPFRGTEKWQSIYNQRTAVERCNSRLKEYLNLGNIRAKGIKKALTHCLLNSIALVAGTIAANSGQSKLKVA; via the coding sequence ATGTATATTCGCCAAGAATGCTTATTATCCTTTGAAGAAATTTTAAATCTTCAGCCCCAAACAAAGTTGGAATTGGTTTTGTCACAAATTGACCTAAGTGATTTTGAAATAGCCTTTAAGAGAAGTAGGTTTGGTCCCAAAGGCTATGACCCAACACCAATGCTATATGCTTTAATTGCTGCGCAGCTAGAGCAAATAAGAACTGTTAAAGCTTTAGTGCAAAGGTTAAAGCAAGACCCTGTTTTTCGTTACTGCTGCTGTTTTGAAGTATGTGGCCAGGTACCTTCAGAGGCCACATTCAGCCGGTTTCTAACTAAGATTTCAGAAAGTGAGGATCTGCAAAAGCTATTTCATAAATTAGTTATCCGCGCAAAGGAACTGAATATTATCGACGGTGAAACTGTAGCCATTGATTCAACCAAAATGGATGCTTTTGAGAGCCCTAAACCTCATAGTAAACTTACGGATAACGGTTTAACGCCTAACTGGGGCGCCAAGCGAGATACAAACGGCAATCAAGTAAAATGGTTTGGCTGGAAACTTCATATCCTGAGTGATACCAAAAGTGAGCTGCCACTAGAAATATCCGTTACTCCGGCAAACGTATATGACGGAACTGTTGCCTTGCCGCTGATTGAAAAATTATTTGAGAGTTTTGGAGACCTCTTTAAACCCCGATACTATGCCATGGACTCTGGATATGACTTTAATTACATCTATGATGCTATAGTAAATGACTATCAGGCTAAACCAGTTATAGCTTATAATCCACGAGGAAGCAAAAGCGCCCCCGAAGGGTTAGATAATGATTTGCAACCCATTTGTTCCGCAGGCTATAAGATGGTTTACTGGGGTACAGATGGTGACTATATCAAACTAAGATGTCCTCATGTATGCGGGAAAGTCGATTGTGTCCACGGATCTAACTGGTGTTCCAACTCTAACTACGGTTATGTTAGAAAGGTCAACTATAAAAAGGAACCCAGGTTTTATAGCTATCCGTTCAGAGGTACAGAAAAATGGCAAAGCATCTACAATCAAAGAACAGCAGTTGAACGATGTAACAGTAGACTTAAAGAATATCTCAATCTAGGAAATATCAGGGCTAAAGGGATTAAAAAAGCTCTAACCCACTGCCTCTTAAACTCAATTGCTTTAGTTGCTGGGACAATAGCAGCAAACTCAGGCCAAAGCAAACTAAAAGTTGCTTAG
- a CDS encoding sodium:calcium antiporter, with protein sequence MEIIILIFSLGVILFGAEVFTNGIEWLGKKLNLSEGTVGSVLAAVGTALPETMIPVIAILFGTGDEASHIGIGAILGAPFMLATLALGVVGIAGTLFKVGGKRREHMLINEGVMRRDLLFFLIVFSIAIAAAFMPPGFKQVIVFGLVAAYVVYVYLTVKDDTKADTDAELHPLKFAKKSTDPSLGIILLQAAFALGIIVLGAHLFVDSIKYLSQVIGLPAFVLSIIIAPVATELPEKFNSLIWIRKGKDTLALGNITGAMVFQSSLIPALGIAFTPWELSTLAVVSAVLALLSAAIVYGTLYFKRSISPKTLIGVSSLYFVFIIAVVLTGGGH encoded by the coding sequence ATGGAAATAATTATTTTAATATTTAGCCTTGGAGTAATTCTTTTTGGTGCAGAGGTTTTTACTAATGGTATTGAGTGGTTGGGAAAGAAGTTAAACCTTTCCGAGGGAACTGTAGGAAGTGTACTGGCAGCGGTAGGAACTGCCCTTCCGGAAACAATGATACCGGTGATCGCAATATTATTTGGTACCGGCGATGAAGCAAGTCATATCGGAATTGGGGCTATATTAGGTGCCCCCTTTATGTTAGCAACATTAGCTTTGGGTGTAGTTGGTATAGCCGGAACATTATTTAAAGTTGGAGGTAAACGGCGAGAACACATGCTTATTAATGAAGGCGTCATGCGCAGAGATTTACTCTTCTTTTTGATTGTTTTTTCCATAGCAATAGCTGCTGCCTTTATGCCGCCAGGCTTTAAACAAGTCATAGTATTTGGTTTAGTGGCTGCCTATGTTGTTTATGTATACCTCACTGTCAAGGATGATACTAAAGCTGATACAGATGCTGAACTACATCCCTTAAAATTTGCTAAAAAAAGCACCGACCCATCTCTTGGCATAATTCTGCTGCAGGCGGCCTTCGCTTTGGGCATTATCGTGCTGGGTGCACATCTATTCGTAGATTCTATTAAATATTTATCCCAAGTAATAGGTCTCCCGGCATTTGTACTATCAATCATTATTGCCCCTGTTGCTACGGAATTACCGGAGAAGTTCAACAGCTTAATTTGGATAAGAAAAGGAAAAGATACTTTAGCTCTAGGAAATATAACCGGAGCAATGGTGTTTCAGAGCTCACTTATACCTGCTTTAGGAATTGCCTTCACACCGTGGGAATTAAGTACCCTTGCTGTAGTAAGTGCAGTTTTAGCGTTGTTATCCGCGGCAATTGTTTACGGAACCTTATATTTTAAGCGCAGCATTAGTCCTAAAACTTTAATTGGCGTGAGCTCATTATATTTCGTATTTATAATTGCCGTTGTATTAACAGGAGGCGGCCATTAA